CTGCGCAATCATGCCGTTGCGCAACTGGTGGACATGTCAGACTGGAAGGAGCGCACCATGAAAACAGCAGAGATGCTGGTAGATGACATTATCGAAGCGTCTGCGGCCCCGTGGTCAAGCCAGAGTTAACGGCAAAACCCGAGGCCCCGATCATTAGCATTGCACGCTTCCTCAGGTATAGAAAATCAGCGGTATGAACGCCACCACCACCAATGAAATGCCCATGGCTATCAGTGGCATGATGATTCGTTCATGACGCTGATAGAAAGTACCCTGCTCATTCTGTGCCGCAAGCACCTCTTCCTCACCGACAACCTGCCGGGTCAACAGATGGTTCAGTGCCACCGGTGGGCTTAGATACCCCAGCTCGAAAGCGACCAGCGTCACCATCCAGAAATGGACCGGATGAATGCCGCTGCCATAAGCGATGCTGGCAACCGTCGCGGAAACCAGAATCACGGCGCCAAAGGCATCCATTATCATGCCCAGAATGACCAGAATGACCACCATCAGCAGCATGGCCGCCCAGACGCTGTCGAAGGACTGTGGAACACTGCCCATGATGTGGGAACGCTCGATCACGCCACCGATGCTGACGGACAACCCGAGCAGCAGCAGCAGCGCCCCGATCTCGGCCGTGGTATCATTGGTGGCGGAGCGCACGCTACGTTCCAGGCCCTGGTGATTTACTTCAGGATTTGCGCGCTTCCTGGTCCTGCGCAAACTGAAATGCTCGTAGACCAGAATCGCCAGCATGATCACCGGCAGTAGCCTGGGTGCCGAGAACTCATCCATGGATACGTCCAGCGCCAGCCGATAGAAAAGCACCACCGCTGCAATCACCAGCACATAGGGAATCAGCTTTTTCAGCGCCACAAGTGTCGGGGCCGTGGCTTCAGAGGCGGGCGCCAGATTAAAACCGTTCTGGCGGTTCACGGTCAGCGCAACCGCAGAGAACATGATGGCGGTCAACACGAAGACCCAGATACCCCATCCGAACAACTCGTCGGTTGTTACCTCCCGATTGAGATAGGCAATCACCACCACCAGCAGGCAGGGGCGCAGCACAACACCGAGAGAGCCGGACATGGCCGTGGCCGCAAGGGCCAGGTGCCGGCGGGCACCGGCGGCACGCAGTTCGCTGTAGATGACGGCGCCGGCCGCAATCACGAATATTCCGGATGCGCCGGTATAGGCAGTGGGCACGGCAGCAACCAGCACGGCAACCACCGCCAGCATTTCGGGGGGCATGCGCCAGGGACGGAAAACGTTGAAAACCAGGGTGGCGAGCCGGGTCTGTTTCAGCATCATGCCAACCCACACGTAAAGTCCGACATTCAGAAACATGTCAGACAGCTCCATCATCTTGCCGAGGTAGATACCGATACCCGAGGCATGACCGATCATTGCAAAGTAGGTACCGGAAATCAGGCACATCACGGTATAAAGCGGTACTGCCATGAACGCCTTGTTCGGGTCACCACCGGCCTGCAGATCCTTCGGAACCCGGAAAAGTCGATACAGGCTGGCCAGCGTCAGCGCCGCAAAGCCGGCAATCCAACAGTTGTGCAGCGCCAACTCGATGCTGGACACTGACGCGTCAGCGCCAAAACTCATCTGCCGGAAGATAACGCTTGAGCCCAGCAACATGACGTTGGCCACAGTCTGGAGCGCATGGGAGACCAGATAATCGAGCCGCGTTTCCATGGCACGCATGGCGATATGATGGCGAGTCAGCGTGGCGGTCACGGCGCAGAGCATTACCAGAATCACCAGAATGAAGCGCTGGGATTCCAGCCCCAGGGCAATCAGATCAGCAATGAAAAGCTCAACCGCACGATAGGCCTTTACCCCGGTGGTCAACTTCCCCTGCAGGTTTTCGAACGACTCGTGGCGCTGGCGGCAGTCCTCCAGTGAGCGCTCGACAGCCACGCGCAATTCCGCCGGATCTACTTGGCTTTCGCCCAGCAGGGCCGCCATGGGGTCCTGTGAGGTTTCGTTTTTGCGGATTTCTTCCGCAACCACAGTATCCACGTCCCGATCGGGATCACAGGTTGGCTTGACCGGGTCCATACGCAGCTTGTAATAGCCGCTCCACAGCTGCTCCCCACCACGCAGCATCTGATTGTGGATATCACTGCTGGTCGAGAAGAGGACCACCGACAGCAGTAAAAGACAGGCCGGGAAAGACGAGAACCATTCCAGCCAACTACGGCGAAAACCACCTTGGGACATAACAACTCACTCGGCAATATGGGGTTTACAGCAGACCTTCAAGATCCATGGTTTCCACCGGTTCCTTCTCGTCGTCCCAGAAGTTACCGAGCTGGCCCATGGGCGTTCGGTGCCCGGCATTCTCCATCCACAGGCGGTCGGAAATCGCGACAATCATCTGTGTCGCCATGGCATCCACAAACCGCCATTTCTCGTTGGACGGCGTTTGTTCAATTGACTCGGCATGGCTGCGGATGATCGAGCGCAGTCGCTCACGATCGCCCTTGTTCTGGGCGGCGATGGCGTGAAAAACATGGCTGATTCGCACGCCTTCTGCCTCTCCCTGCTTGTCGGCAATTTTCAGCCTCACAAAGGGATCCTCACCTTCCGGCAGCGCGCCTGGGATCATAGCCCAGACCGTCGCCCGGAGTGCCATAGGCGCACCCCACCACTTTTCGTTGTCCAGGCACTGGGTGGCACGGGCAACGGTTGACCCGATATTCTTGGGTACCCCGATTGCCGAGGTGGACTGAATTTCCGCATTGAGTGCCTGAAGCC
This DNA window, taken from Marinobacter halotolerans, encodes the following:
- a CDS encoding TRAP transporter large permease subunit — protein: MSQGGFRRSWLEWFSSFPACLLLLSVVLFSTSSDIHNQMLRGGEQLWSGYYKLRMDPVKPTCDPDRDVDTVVAEEIRKNETSQDPMAALLGESQVDPAELRVAVERSLEDCRQRHESFENLQGKLTTGVKAYRAVELFIADLIALGLESQRFILVILVMLCAVTATLTRHHIAMRAMETRLDYLVSHALQTVANVMLLGSSVIFRQMSFGADASVSSIELALHNCWIAGFAALTLASLYRLFRVPKDLQAGGDPNKAFMAVPLYTVMCLISGTYFAMIGHASGIGIYLGKMMELSDMFLNVGLYVWVGMMLKQTRLATLVFNVFRPWRMPPEMLAVVAVLVAAVPTAYTGASGIFVIAAGAVIYSELRAAGARRHLALAATAMSGSLGVVLRPCLLVVVIAYLNREVTTDELFGWGIWVFVLTAIMFSAVALTVNRQNGFNLAPASEATAPTLVALKKLIPYVLVIAAVVLFYRLALDVSMDEFSAPRLLPVIMLAILVYEHFSLRRTRKRANPEVNHQGLERSVRSATNDTTAEIGALLLLLGLSVSIGGVIERSHIMGSVPQSFDSVWAAMLLMVVILVILGMIMDAFGAVILVSATVASIAYGSGIHPVHFWMVTLVAFELGYLSPPVALNHLLTRQVVGEEEVLAAQNEQGTFYQRHERIIMPLIAMGISLVVVAFIPLIFYT